One Rhizobium sp. 9140 genomic region harbors:
- a CDS encoding GGDEF domain-containing protein, which translates to MTIFCPLAISIPASAFHFSQSEKIRRAEAAATEALQKLADAYDALQFQSRRDGLTGVLNRTAFLEDLEAARQRGVAGALLFLELDYFKSINDRHGHATGDEALRCTGRILTRYQSQSDFAGRLGGEEFGIFQSDMTFDEMLDRSEEIREEITRVVLLLPSGSDVRISASIGACLCKPGFDPAGCLKAADKNLFQAKALGRNRVIA; encoded by the coding sequence ATGACGATATTCTGCCCCCTGGCGATATCGATCCCAGCCTCGGCATTCCATTTTAGCCAGTCGGAAAAAATTCGACGGGCCGAAGCCGCGGCGACGGAAGCTCTGCAAAAGCTCGCGGATGCCTATGACGCCCTTCAGTTCCAATCTCGCAGAGATGGCCTTACAGGCGTTCTCAACCGGACCGCATTCCTGGAAGACCTAGAGGCAGCCCGTCAACGGGGCGTAGCCGGTGCGTTGCTGTTTCTGGAACTGGATTATTTTAAGTCGATCAATGATCGGCATGGTCATGCAACCGGTGATGAAGCCCTCCGATGTACTGGCAGGATCCTGACCCGCTATCAGTCACAATCCGATTTTGCGGGACGTCTCGGCGGAGAAGAATTCGGGATTTTTCAAAGCGATATGACGTTCGATGAAATGCTTGATCGAAGCGAGGAAATCCGGGAGGAGATCACCCGTGTTGTCTTGCTTTTACCCTCGGGTTCCGACGTGCGGATATCCGCGAGCATAGGCGCGTGTCTTTGCAAGCCGGGTTTTGATCCAGCAGGCTGCCTGAAGGCTGCAGACAAAAACCTCTTTCAGGCGAAGGCCCTTGGCCGGAACCGGGTCATCGCGTGA
- a CDS encoding TRAP transporter substrate-binding protein has translation MFKSNIILAHAYHLSTSAMAGLLVLCVGSASAETLRLAHASSSKSLIQEAVVMFADTLAKETRDGLTVQIFPDGQLGDEGPIADGVGSGSIDIGLGGVADAIDPKLNVVTLPFLFSDAKAAHAFLDGPVGNKVFDTGADNGFKMLGALDSGFRQFATVSTSIATPADMKGLKLRTPPNPVILSTIEQLGALPQSLPFGEVYTSLQSHVVDGVEPEIRDFADQKWYESAKFLSVSNYIWTPNYWFMNKERFDGLSPENQAAVLKAVDVTTSWYRGRLDDVYAKVIEDLKSKGVTVTTVDAGPFRAMVDPVYAKFGAEWGADFVSSVRTAAAGQ, from the coding sequence ATGTTTAAATCTAACATCATTCTGGCGCACGCCTATCACCTCTCCACGTCGGCCATGGCCGGGCTCCTCGTCCTCTGCGTGGGCTCGGCCAGCGCCGAAACGCTTCGGCTCGCCCACGCATCGAGCTCGAAGAGCCTGATCCAGGAAGCTGTCGTCATGTTTGCCGACACGCTGGCCAAGGAAACGAGGGACGGGCTGACGGTGCAGATTTTCCCTGACGGTCAGTTGGGCGACGAAGGGCCGATTGCGGATGGCGTCGGCTCCGGTTCGATCGACATCGGCCTCGGCGGCGTTGCTGATGCGATCGATCCCAAACTGAACGTCGTCACCTTGCCGTTCCTGTTCTCGGATGCCAAGGCGGCACATGCCTTTCTCGACGGGCCGGTAGGCAATAAGGTTTTCGATACCGGCGCCGACAACGGCTTCAAGATGCTCGGCGCGCTCGACTCCGGCTTCCGCCAGTTCGCGACCGTCAGCACCTCCATCGCCACGCCCGCGGACATGAAGGGTCTGAAGCTGCGCACGCCGCCGAACCCGGTCATTCTCTCGACCATCGAACAGTTGGGTGCCTTGCCGCAGTCGCTGCCTTTCGGCGAAGTCTACACATCGCTGCAGTCGCATGTCGTTGATGGCGTCGAGCCGGAAATCCGCGATTTCGCGGACCAGAAATGGTATGAAAGCGCGAAGTTCCTGTCCGTCTCGAACTACATCTGGACGCCGAACTACTGGTTCATGAACAAGGAGCGTTTCGACGGCCTGAGCCCGGAGAACCAGGCAGCCGTCCTCAAGGCCGTCGACGTAACGACGAGCTGGTATCGGGGCAGGCTCGACGACGTCTACGCCAAGGTCATCGAGGATCTCAAGTCCAAGGGCGTGACGGTGACGACGGTGGATGCGGGACCGTTCCGGGCCATGGTCGATCCCGTTTATGCGAAATTCGGAGCGGAATGGGGTGCGGACTTCGTGTCGTCCGTTCGCACGGCGGCCGCCGGCCAATAA